From a single Falco rusticolus isolate bFalRus1 chromosome 17, bFalRus1.pri, whole genome shotgun sequence genomic region:
- the LOC119158338 gene encoding complement receptor type 2-like, which yields MFAELKKPYSNQTVFPVGRTVEYVCRPGYARHPGMPPVITCLRNRTWSMALEFCKRKQCANPGDPENGRAVVLTDLLFGSKVNYTCNKGYKLVGGSQRTCEVSGAHVSWSGDAPVCQSIVCDPPPDIPHGRHSGHLMDTFSYADVVVYTCDSGHLLAGESSIFCTTADGEHGVWSGPPPQCGEVRCPPPPGIANGKHSGQLSDTHLPGSTVQYSCRDGYSLVGNASISCTAEGMWSRPQPRCEATGCKRPEIENGRTSGLETMYRLADIVVFECDFGYALKGSQESQCQFGGTWDPPVPICEKMLQCPSPPNIKNGQHDSKDVKVFIPGTSVKYYCDPGYVLTGKTTVSCLTSGTWSIPYPRCEVITCTSPSMQDGEVAGGKRAVYHPGASITFQCHPGYMLQGSHEAKCQPDGRWVPAVPTCKPVLPCPAPPTIAHATHSAELGANFTSGMSVNYSCQPGFSLFGDPSVWCTASGSWSRPYPRCTGGASCSSPCTRGWLSIRPVLG from the exons ATGTTTGCTGAGCTGAAGAAGCCATACAGCAACCAGACTGTCTTTCCCGTGGGGAGGACGGTGGAATACGTGTGCCGGCCTGGGTACGCCCGGCACCCAGGGATGCCACCAGTCATTACATGCCTCAGGAATCGGACGTGGTCTATGGCACTGGAGTTCTGTAAAA GGAAACAATGTGCTAACCCAGGGGATCCGGAGAATGGCAGAGCTGTTGTCCTGACAGACCTCCTCTTCGGGTCCAAAGTTAATTACACTTGTAACAAAGG GTACAAGTTGGTTGGAGGTTCTCAGAGGACATGCGAGGTATCTGGTGCACATGTCTCATGGAGTGGTGATGCTCCTGTCTGCCAAA GCATCGTCTGCGATCCTCCTCCGGACATCCCCCACGGGAGACACAGTGGGCACCTGATGGACACATTCTCCTACGCGGACGTGGTCGTCTACACCTGCGACTCGGGCCACTTGCTGGCTGGGGAGTCCTCCATCTTCTGCACCACGGCAGACGGGGAGCACGGCGTGTGGAGCGGGCCGCCGCCGCAGTGCGGAG AGGTGAGATGTCCTCCCCCTCCAGGCATCGCCAATGGGAAGCACAGTGGCCAGCTCTCGGACACCCACCTCCCAGGCTCGACTGTGCAGTACAGCTGCAGGGACGGCTACTCCCTCGTTGGGAACGCTTCCATTAGCTGTACAGCTGAGGGAATGTGgagccggccccagccccgaTGTGAAG CAACCGGCTGCAAAAGACCAGAGATCGAGAATGGAAGAACGTCTGGGCTGGAGACCATGTACAGGCTCGCAGACATCGTTGTCTTCGAATGTGATTTTGGTTATGCCTTGAAGGGCTCTCAAGAGTCTCAGTGCCAGTTTGGGGGCACATGGGACCCTCCTGTCCCCATCTGTGAAAAGA TGCTGCAGTGTCCTTCCCCTCCAAATATCAAAAATGGCCAGCATGACAGCAAGGATGTGAAAGTGTTCATTCCTGGAACATCAGTGAAGTACTACTGTGACCCGGGGTATGTCCTCACTGGGAAAACAACCGTTTCTTGTTTGACATCTGGAACCTGGAGCATCCCTTACCCCCGCTGTGAAG TGATCACCTGCACAAGCCCCAGCATGCAGGATGGAGAAGTGGCTGGAGGAAAGAGAGCTGTGTACCATCCTGGGGCCAGCATCACCTTCCAGTGCCACCCGGGCTacatgctgcagggcagccatGAAGCCAAGTGCCAGCCCGATGGCCGTTGGGTGCCTGCTGTCCCCACCTGCAAGCCAG TGCTGCCTTGTCCTGCACCTCCCACCATCGCCCATGCCACACACAGCGCAGAGCTTGGGGCAAACTTCACCAGCGGCATGTCCGTGAACTACAGCTGCCAGCCCGGCTTCTCCCTCTTCGGAGACCCCTCTGTCTGGTGCACGGCCTCGGGGAGCTGGAGCCGCCCGTACCCACGCTGCACAGGTGgggccagctgcagctccccgTGCACCCGTGGCTGGCTGAGCATCCGTCCCGTGCTCGGCTGA